A part of Chanodichthys erythropterus isolate Z2021 chromosome 4, ASM2448905v1, whole genome shotgun sequence genomic DNA contains:
- the lamp5 gene encoding lysosome-associated membrane glycoprotein 5 has protein sequence MGSEAHSVISYVADPSSVEHGLVSRADLTASPAAAAVRDHRTVREELPPLSDAAAACVSRASAGVNHAHLHLLHLRLEVPLESSAHFLQERRFMMDFHCAALLLLGSLSAVSVSAEQEVENLSGLSSNPDREIFVVRENGTTCLMAEFAVKFLIPYDVLALNGIDLITEQVSVTIPRGAEIAGKCGNTDSELHISWNDHAFIFRIFFSKDKHTMGSDGKAKETEVWKINKVQLVYDTSEVTHFNSAYNPGKHTASTHRLSALVTPAGRSYVCSAQQTLTMISSDHQKGITVSIYDIQIQPFDIKSDFVFSEPYKCITDQREQLEQMLPLVLGLILGLIIVLTISVYHFHLKLSAQQPQLPRDRSLYKNM, from the exons atggg AAGTGAAGCGCACTCGGTGATTTCATACGTCGCTGATCCGTCATCGGTGGAGCACGGGCTCGTGTCGCGCGCTGATCTCACTGCATCTCCTGCAGCTGCAGCAGTGCGGGATCACCGGACTGTCCGAGAGGAACTTCCGCCGCTCAgtgatgctgctgctgcatgcGTGTCGCGAGCGTCTGCAGGCGTGAATCACGCGCACCTGCATTTGCTGCATCTGCGACTCGAAGTTCCTCTGGAATCTTCTGCTCATTTTCTGCAGGAGCGTCGCTTCATGATGGACTTTCACTGCGCTGCACTTCTGCTGCTCG GCTCTCTGTCAGCGGTCAGTGTTTCCGCGGAGCAGGAGGTGGAGAATCTCTCCGGACTGTCATCGAATCCTGACCGGGAGATTTTTGTCGTCCGAGAAAATGGAACGACCTGCTTGATGGCGGAGTTTGCGGTGAAATTCCTGATTCCATACGACGTTCTGGCGCTGAACGGAATTGAC ctgaTAACAGAGCAGGTGTCCGTGACAATCCCACGCGGAGCTGAGATTGCGGGGAAATGTGGGAACACTGACTCGGAGCTGCACATCTCATGGAACGATCACGCTTTCATATTCCGCATCTTCTTCTCAAAG gacaAACACACGATGGGCAGTGATGGAAAAGCTAAAGAAACTGAAGTGTGGAAGATAAACAAGGTTCAGCTGGTCTATGACACTTCAGAGGTGACGCACTTCAACAGCGCTTATAATC cggGGAAACACACGGCCAGCACACACCGTCTGTCAGCGCTGGTGACTCCCGCCGGACGCTCGTACGTGTGCTCGGCTCAGCAGACGCTCACCATGATCTCCAGCGACCACCAGAAGGGAATCACCGTCTCCATCTACGACATCCAGATTCAGCCCTTCGACATCAAGAGCGACTTTGTCTTCAGTGAAC CGTATAAATGCATAACGGACCAGCGCGAGCAGCTGGAGCAGATGCTGCCGCTGGTGTTGGGTCTCATCCTGGGCCTCATCATCGTCCTCACCATCTCCGTTTATCACTTCCACCTGAAACTGAGTGCGCAGCAGCCGCAGCTGCCCCGGGACCGATCGCTCTACAAGAACATGTGA